Proteins co-encoded in one Streptomyces sp. NBC_01283 genomic window:
- a CDS encoding MarR family winged helix-turn-helix transcriptional regulator — protein MASYALFNQAVADHLNLHPTDLQCVNLLGLEEKPVTTGRIAELTGLTTGSATRLVDRLEKAGYVVRERDAADRRRVLVSTVPEKVAEFGRMWDKLGGGWFALFERYDDTELALLITHMRRTVEFSAAQVARLRGGELDG, from the coding sequence ATGGCGTCGTATGCCCTCTTCAATCAGGCCGTCGCCGACCACCTGAACCTGCACCCCACCGACCTGCAGTGCGTGAACCTGCTCGGCCTGGAGGAGAAGCCGGTCACCACGGGCCGCATCGCCGAGCTGACCGGCCTCACGACCGGCTCGGCGACGCGGCTCGTGGACCGGCTGGAGAAGGCGGGCTACGTCGTACGGGAGCGGGATGCCGCCGACCGGCGGCGGGTGCTCGTGTCGACGGTGCCGGAGAAGGTGGCGGAGTTCGGGCGGATGTGGGACAAGCTCGGGGGCGGCTGGTTCGCGCTCTTCGAGCGGTACGACGACACCGAACTGGCCCTGCTCATCACGCACATGCGCCGCACCGTGGAGTTCAGTGCGGCGCAGGTGGCGCGGTTGCGTGGCGGGGAGCTGGACGGATAG
- a CDS encoding YnfA family protein, with amino-acid sequence MLIARSAALFVLAALFEIGGAWLVWQGVREHKGWAWIGAGVIALGVYGFVATLQPDAEFGRILAAYGGVFVAGSIAWGMVADGYRPDRWDVTGALICLAGMAVIMYAPRGR; translated from the coding sequence ATGCTCATCGCCCGTTCCGCCGCCCTCTTCGTCCTCGCCGCGCTCTTCGAGATCGGCGGCGCCTGGCTGGTCTGGCAAGGAGTGCGCGAGCACAAAGGGTGGGCGTGGATCGGCGCGGGCGTCATCGCACTCGGCGTCTACGGCTTCGTCGCCACGCTCCAGCCCGACGCCGAATTCGGCCGCATCCTCGCCGCGTACGGCGGCGTCTTCGTCGCGGGATCCATCGCCTGGGGCATGGTCGCCGACGGCTACCGGCCCGACCGCTGGGACGTGACCGGAGCGCTGATCTGCCTGGCGGGGATGGCCGTGATCATGTACGCGCCACGGGGCCGCTAG
- a CDS encoding SDR family NAD(P)-dependent oxidoreductase — MTAANAAPAATRIAIVTGASSGIGAATARGLAAAGYRVVLTARRKDRIEALAAEITAAGHDAMAYALDITDRTAVDEFATAFRKVAVLVNNAGGALGADTIATGDPADWRQMYETNVIGTLNVTQALLPALTASADGTVVVLSSTAGHGTYEGGGGYVAAKHAEHVLAETLRLEIVGTPVRVIEVAPGMVKTEEFATTRFGGDTEKAAKVYEGVAEPLSADDVADTITWAVTRPPHVNIDLLVVRPRAQASNTKVHREL, encoded by the coding sequence ATGACCGCCGCGAACGCCGCGCCCGCCGCCACCCGCATCGCGATCGTCACCGGCGCGAGCAGCGGCATCGGCGCCGCCACCGCGCGCGGACTCGCCGCCGCCGGCTACCGCGTCGTCCTCACCGCCCGCCGCAAGGACCGCATCGAGGCCCTGGCGGCCGAGATCACGGCCGCCGGGCACGACGCGATGGCGTACGCGCTGGACATCACCGACCGCACGGCCGTGGACGAGTTCGCCACCGCCTTCCGCAAGGTCGCGGTCCTGGTCAACAACGCGGGCGGCGCGCTCGGCGCCGACACCATCGCCACCGGCGACCCCGCCGACTGGCGCCAGATGTACGAGACGAACGTCATCGGCACCCTGAACGTCACCCAGGCCCTGCTCCCCGCGCTCACCGCGAGCGCCGACGGCACGGTGGTCGTCCTCTCCTCGACCGCCGGGCACGGCACGTACGAGGGCGGTGGTGGCTATGTGGCCGCCAAGCACGCCGAGCACGTCCTCGCCGAGACCCTCCGCCTGGAGATCGTCGGCACCCCGGTCCGCGTCATCGAGGTCGCCCCCGGCATGGTCAAGACGGAGGAGTTCGCGACGACCCGCTTCGGCGGCGACACGGAGAAGGCCGCGAAGGTCTACGAGGGCGTGGCCGAGCCCCTCTCGGCGGACGACGTGGCGGACACGATCACCTGGGCGGTCACCCGCCCGCCCCACGTCAACATCGACCTCCTGGTGGTCCGCCCCCGCGCCCAGGCCTCGAACACCAAGGTCCACCGGGAACTGTGA
- a CDS encoding RtcB family protein, whose translation MSYVEVPGAKVPIRMWTDPASVEDVALQQLQNVATLPWIKGLAVMPDVHYGKGATVGSVIAMQGAVCPAAVGVDIGCGMSAVKTSLTANDLPGDLSRLRSKIEQAIPVGRGMHDDAVDPGRLHGFGTSAWDDFWSRFDGIADAVKFRQDRATKQMGTLGSGNHFIEFCLDESGAVWLMLHSGSRNIGKELADHHIGVAQKLPHNQGIIDRDLAVFIADTPQMAAYRNDLFWAQEYAKYNRSIMMGLFQDVVRKEFKKAKVTFEPVISCHHNYVSEERYDGMDLLVTRKGAIRAGSGDFGIIPGSMGTGSYIVKGLGNAASFNSASHGAGRRMSRNAAKKRFSTKDLEEQTRGVECRKDSGVVDEIPGAYKPIEQVMDQQSDLVQVVAKLKQVICVKG comes from the coding sequence ATGTCGTACGTGGAGGTTCCGGGGGCAAAAGTACCGATCCGGATGTGGACGGACCCGGCCTCGGTCGAGGATGTCGCACTCCAGCAGCTCCAGAACGTGGCGACCCTGCCGTGGATCAAGGGCCTGGCCGTCATGCCGGACGTCCACTACGGCAAGGGCGCGACGGTCGGTTCGGTGATCGCCATGCAGGGTGCGGTGTGCCCCGCGGCGGTGGGTGTCGACATCGGCTGCGGAATGTCGGCGGTCAAGACCTCCCTGACGGCGAACGACCTGCCGGGTGACCTGTCCCGCCTGCGCTCGAAGATCGAGCAGGCGATTCCGGTGGGCCGGGGGATGCATGACGATGCCGTGGATCCGGGGCGGCTCCATGGGTTCGGCACGTCCGCCTGGGACGACTTCTGGTCACGCTTCGACGGGATCGCCGATGCGGTCAAATTTCGTCAGGATCGGGCGACGAAGCAGATGGGAACGCTCGGATCCGGAAACCATTTCATCGAGTTCTGCCTCGATGAGTCGGGTGCGGTCTGGTTGATGCTGCACTCGGGCTCCCGGAACATCGGCAAGGAACTGGCCGACCACCACATAGGGGTCGCCCAGAAGCTGCCTCACAACCAGGGAATCATCGACCGCGACCTGGCGGTGTTCATCGCGGACACCCCGCAGATGGCGGCGTACCGGAACGATCTTTTCTGGGCGCAGGAGTACGCGAAGTACAACCGCTCGATCATGATGGGGCTCTTCCAGGACGTGGTCCGCAAGGAGTTCAAGAAGGCCAAGGTGACCTTCGAGCCGGTGATCTCCTGCCACCACAACTACGTCAGCGAAGAGCGGTACGACGGGATGGACCTGCTGGTCACGCGGAAGGGTGCGATCCGCGCCGGCAGCGGCGACTTCGGGATCATCCCCGGCTCGATGGGCACCGGTTCGTACATCGTGAAGGGCCTCGGAAACGCGGCGTCCTTCAACTCGGCCTCGCACGGTGCGGGTCGGCGGATGAGCCGGAACGCGGCGAAGAAGCGCTTTTCGACGAAGGACCTGGAGGAGCAGACGCGGGGCGTCGAGTGCCGAAAGGACTCGGGCGTCGTGGACGAGATCCCGGGCGCGTACAAGCCGATCGAGCAGGTCATGGACCAGCAGAGCGACCTGGTTCAGGTCGTGGCCAAGCTCAAGCAGGTCATCTGCGTGAAGGGCTGA
- a CDS encoding DUF3558 domain-containing protein: MQRKAYVPGVAALIAALLAGCTGGGALGGEPDDSKPGDTSGTTAAAEPGKYRTLPEPCGQVDRGTLDSMLPGIEEIPGEEQQERAYEGAPTVTYDTDRRVGCRWKVESSDATHHLLVDFERVVSYDNSVSDDTRATEVYSSKAQKADLAAPSGTPSAGDADEGGAEGSAPEPSDGAETGKGDGKDKDKDKDKGDAGGSASSDSSASGSSGSPENAVTAPGLEPRILDDLGDEAFLDDGLTTSGSATRHRTVTVVFRTSNVIVTVEYDEQPGRRTEIPDSKEMQDKAQELAGKLADGFSE, from the coding sequence GTGCAGCGGAAGGCGTACGTACCAGGCGTCGCGGCTCTCATCGCGGCGCTGCTCGCCGGATGCACGGGCGGCGGTGCGCTCGGCGGTGAGCCGGACGACTCGAAGCCCGGCGACACCAGCGGGACGACCGCGGCCGCCGAGCCCGGCAAGTACCGCACCCTCCCCGAGCCCTGCGGCCAGGTCGACCGCGGCACGCTCGACTCGATGCTGCCCGGCATCGAGGAGATCCCGGGCGAGGAGCAGCAGGAGAGGGCGTACGAGGGCGCGCCGACCGTCACGTACGACACCGACCGGCGTGTGGGCTGCCGCTGGAAGGTGGAGTCCTCGGACGCCACCCACCATCTGCTCGTCGACTTCGAGCGCGTCGTCTCGTACGACAACTCCGTGAGCGATGACACCCGTGCGACGGAGGTCTACTCGTCGAAGGCGCAGAAGGCGGATCTGGCCGCGCCCTCCGGCACCCCGTCCGCCGGTGACGCGGACGAGGGCGGCGCGGAGGGTTCGGCTCCCGAGCCGTCCGACGGCGCCGAGACGGGGAAGGGTGACGGAAAGGACAAGGACAAGGACAAGGACAAGGGCGACGCGGGCGGGAGTGCCTCCAGCGACTCCAGTGCCTCCGGCTCAAGCGGCTCTCCGGAAAATGCCGTCACGGCGCCCGGCCTGGAGCCCCGCATCCTCGACGACCTGGGCGACGAGGCCTTCCTCGACGACGGGCTCACGACCTCCGGGTCCGCGACCCGGCACCGCACGGTGACTGTGGTGTTCCGCACGTCGAACGTCATCGTGACCGTCGAGTACGACGAGCAGCCGGGACGTCGTACGGAGATCCCGGACAGCAAGGAAATGCAGGACAAGGCGCAGGAACTGGCCGGAAAGCTGGCCGACGGGTTCAGCGAATAG
- a CDS encoding DUF3558 domain-containing protein → MHRPAQRLTRILTCAAAVPVILVASGCSSDSDSGSDGAKKDSGSKASASAPGKDKAASVEKAAFSKLPEPCEVLSKKTLEDLVPKAKDKSGKAGTSDDTSARGTCSWDSLDNNGVDGSQFRWLRVSLMRFDSDASLGSGAKRAQNNFAKQVADAQATEGAKSVKTEPVPGMGDQTTVVHYDLKKDKENFKQQTVVTRVENAVVTIDYNGAGLAGDKAPSSKDLSKAAEKAAKEASEAVVSANKAGGAGGTDDGSKSKESSAPKDDSKDGSKASKPSSKQSSKSSSKTKS, encoded by the coding sequence ATGCACCGACCAGCACAGCGACTCACCCGCATACTCACCTGCGCAGCCGCCGTACCGGTGATCCTCGTTGCCTCCGGCTGCTCCTCCGACTCGGACTCGGGCTCGGACGGGGCCAAGAAGGACTCGGGCTCGAAGGCCTCCGCCTCGGCCCCGGGCAAGGACAAGGCCGCGAGTGTGGAGAAGGCGGCGTTCAGCAAGCTGCCCGAGCCCTGCGAGGTCCTGTCGAAGAAGACGCTTGAGGACCTCGTGCCGAAGGCCAAGGACAAGTCGGGCAAGGCGGGCACGTCCGACGACACGTCGGCGCGTGGCACCTGCTCCTGGGACAGCCTCGACAACAACGGCGTCGACGGCTCGCAGTTCCGCTGGCTCCGTGTCTCGCTGATGCGCTTCGACTCGGACGCCTCGCTCGGCAGCGGCGCCAAGCGCGCGCAGAACAACTTCGCCAAGCAGGTCGCGGACGCGCAGGCGACGGAGGGCGCGAAGAGCGTCAAGACGGAGCCGGTCCCGGGGATGGGCGACCAGACGACGGTCGTCCACTACGACCTGAAGAAGGACAAGGAAAACTTCAAGCAGCAGACGGTCGTGACGCGCGTGGAGAACGCCGTCGTCACGATCGACTACAACGGCGCCGGCCTCGCGGGCGACAAGGCGCCGAGCTCGAAGGACCTGTCCAAGGCCGCCGAGAAGGCCGCGAAGGAGGCCTCCGAGGCGGTCGTCTCCGCGAACAAGGCGGGTGGCGCGGGCGGCACGGACGACGGCTCGAAGTCGAAGGAGTCCTCCGCTCCCAAGGACGACTCGAAGGACGGCTCGAAGGCCTCCAAGCCCAGCTCCAAGCAGAGCTCCAAGTCCAGCTCCAAGACCAAGAGCTGA
- a CDS encoding DUF2637 domain-containing protein: MQLTRTHRILIGVVVAGAVVIAGIGFAGSYAAVRELAEKKGFGSFSAVFPIGIDAGICVLLALDLLLTWIRIPFPLLRQTAWLLTAATIAFNGAAAWPDPLGVGMHAVIPVLFVVAVEAARHAVGRIADITADKHMEGVRLTRWLLSPVPTFKLWRRMKLWEIRSYEQVIQLEQDRLIYQARLQARFGRNWRRKAPVESLMPLRLARFGVPLAETAPAGLAAAGIEPALLPPAPVPVQAAVPVAGDAQQSQHPELVAPPAPQLEAEPQVQHAQPQDQGQGRQQPAQEAEGAHVSPWFAAQQPSYVPEEPHDQWYADQQAYAEQQAYIEQQEYLEQQQAYFDEQDRAGQAEVDPAFQVPSGAPGRTRPLSGQHLIPGPREEAEMAQQMAEQASQQVEEAAEELPVPDDIPGLPDDVSREEAYFVAFRKYVSELGDYPNARQFGLYLMDLYGVTGQAGGPPAESTLRPYLRDFRGRYQEELDSEYSA; this comes from the coding sequence ATGCAGCTGACACGCACGCACCGAATACTCATCGGCGTGGTCGTCGCCGGTGCGGTCGTCATCGCCGGCATCGGTTTCGCGGGGTCGTACGCGGCCGTACGCGAGCTGGCCGAGAAGAAGGGCTTCGGCAGCTTCTCGGCGGTCTTCCCGATCGGCATCGACGCGGGCATCTGCGTCCTGCTGGCGCTGGACCTGCTCCTGACCTGGATCCGCATCCCCTTCCCGCTGCTGCGCCAGACGGCCTGGCTCCTGACGGCGGCGACGATCGCCTTCAACGGCGCGGCGGCCTGGCCCGACCCGCTGGGCGTGGGCATGCACGCCGTCATCCCGGTCCTGTTCGTGGTCGCCGTCGAGGCGGCGCGGCACGCGGTGGGCCGGATCGCGGACATCACGGCCGACAAGCACATGGAGGGCGTACGCCTCACGCGCTGGCTCCTCTCGCCCGTGCCGACGTTCAAGCTGTGGCGCCGGATGAAGCTGTGGGAGATCCGCTCCTACGAGCAGGTCATCCAGCTGGAACAGGACCGCCTGATCTACCAGGCCCGCCTCCAGGCCCGCTTCGGCCGCAACTGGCGCCGCAAGGCCCCGGTGGAATCCCTGATGCCGCTGCGCCTTGCCCGCTTCGGCGTACCGCTCGCGGAGACCGCTCCCGCGGGGCTCGCGGCCGCGGGCATCGAGCCGGCGCTGCTTCCGCCGGCGCCGGTGCCTGTGCAGGCGGCGGTGCCGGTGGCCGGGGATGCGCAGCAGTCGCAGCATCCGGAGCTGGTGGCGCCGCCCGCGCCGCAGCTGGAGGCCGAGCCGCAGGTGCAGCACGCGCAGCCGCAGGATCAGGGCCAGGGCCGGCAGCAGCCCGCGCAGGAGGCCGAGGGTGCGCATGTGAGCCCGTGGTTCGCGGCTCAGCAGCCTTCGTACGTTCCTGAGGAGCCGCACGACCAGTGGTACGCGGACCAGCAGGCGTACGCCGAGCAGCAGGCCTACATCGAGCAGCAGGAGTATCTGGAGCAGCAACAGGCGTACTTCGACGAGCAGGACCGTGCAGGTCAGGCGGAGGTCGACCCCGCGTTCCAGGTCCCCTCGGGCGCGCCCGGCCGCACCCGGCCCCTCAGCGGCCAGCATCTGATCCCGGGTCCGCGCGAGGAGGCCGAGATGGCCCAGCAGATGGCCGAGCAGGCGTCCCAGCAGGTGGAAGAGGCGGCGGAGGAGCTGCCGGTTCCGGATGACATCCCCGGGCTGCCGGACGACGTGTCCCGCGAGGAGGCGTACTTCGTGGCGTTCCGGAAGTACGTGAGCGAGCTGGGCGACTACCCCAACGCCCGGCAGTTCGGCCTCTACTTGATGGACCTGTACGGCGTCACCGGCCAGGCGGGCGGCCCTCCCGCGGAGAGCACGCTGCGCCCGTACCTGCGTGACTTCCGGGGGCGCTACCAGGAGGAGCTGGACTCCGAGTACAGCGCGTAG
- the lysS gene encoding lysine--tRNA ligase — protein MPIVAQSTDTTDWVSRYADEVIAESERRAPGKPVVVASGLSPSGPIHLGNLREVMTPHLVADEIRRRGHEVRHLISWDDYDRYRKVPAGVPGIDESWAQHIGKPLTSVPAPAGSAYANWAEHFKAAMTEALDELGVEYDGISQTEQYTSGVYREQVLHAMKHRGDIDAILDQYRTKKAPGKKQSQKPVDEAELEAAEGSGAASEDDGSGGGSGYFPYKPYCGACEKDLTTVTSYDDESTELSYVCAECGHSETVLLSEFNRGKLVWKVDWPMRWAYEGVIFEPSGVDHSSPGSSFVVGGQIVREIFDGVQPIGPMYAFVGISGMAKMSSSKGGVPTPADALKIMEAPLLRWLYARRRPNQSFKIAFDQEIQRLYDEWDKLDAKVADGSVLPADAAAHSRAVRTAAGPLPATPRPLPYRTLASVADVTAGAEDQTLRILRDLDPSDPISSLDEARPRLDRAENWITTQVPADARTIVRSEPDAELLSSLDDEGRESLRLLLEGLDSHWSLDGLTHLVYGVPKVQAGFSADATAKELPPEIKVAQRSFFALLYRLLVTRETGPRLPTLLLAVGAERVRKLLGA, from the coding sequence GTGCCGATCGTGGCTCAGAGCACCGATACCACCGACTGGGTCTCCCGCTACGCGGACGAGGTCATCGCCGAGTCGGAGCGTCGTGCCCCGGGCAAACCGGTCGTCGTCGCCTCCGGGCTCTCGCCCTCGGGGCCGATCCACCTGGGCAACCTCCGCGAGGTCATGACCCCGCACCTGGTCGCCGACGAGATCCGGCGGCGCGGGCACGAGGTCCGCCACCTCATCTCCTGGGACGACTACGACCGGTACCGCAAGGTCCCGGCCGGTGTCCCCGGCATCGACGAGTCCTGGGCCCAGCACATCGGCAAGCCCCTCACCTCCGTGCCCGCCCCGGCAGGTTCGGCGTACGCGAACTGGGCCGAGCACTTCAAGGCGGCCATGACCGAGGCGCTCGACGAGCTGGGTGTCGAGTACGACGGGATCAGCCAGACCGAGCAGTACACCTCGGGCGTCTACCGCGAGCAGGTCCTGCACGCGATGAAGCACCGCGGTGACATCGACGCGATCCTCGACCAGTACCGGACCAAGAAGGCGCCCGGCAAGAAGCAGTCGCAGAAGCCGGTCGACGAGGCCGAGCTGGAGGCCGCCGAGGGGTCCGGCGCCGCGAGCGAGGACGACGGCAGCGGCGGCGGGAGCGGGTACTTCCCGTACAAGCCGTACTGCGGCGCGTGCGAGAAGGACCTGACGACGGTCACGTCGTACGACGACGAGAGCACCGAGCTTTCGTACGTGTGCGCGGAATGTGGGCACAGCGAGACGGTCCTGCTCAGCGAGTTCAACCGCGGCAAGCTGGTCTGGAAGGTCGACTGGCCCATGCGCTGGGCGTACGAGGGCGTCATCTTCGAGCCGAGCGGCGTGGACCACTCGTCTCCCGGGTCGTCGTTCGTCGTCGGCGGGCAGATCGTGCGCGAGATCTTCGACGGCGTGCAGCCGATCGGGCCGATGTACGCGTTCGTGGGCATCTCCGGGATGGCGAAGATGTCGTCCTCGAAGGGCGGTGTGCCGACTCCGGCCGACGCGCTGAAGATCATGGAGGCGCCGCTGCTTCGGTGGCTCTATGCCCGTCGCAGGCCGAACCAGTCCTTCAAGATCGCCTTCGACCAGGAGATCCAGCGTCTTTACGACGAGTGGGACAAGCTCGACGCGAAGGTCGCCGACGGGTCCGTGCTGCCCGCCGACGCCGCCGCGCACTCGCGTGCGGTGCGTACGGCCGCGGGTCCGCTGCCCGCGACCCCGCGTCCCCTTCCGTACCGGACGCTCGCGTCCGTCGCGGACGTCACGGCGGGCGCCGAGGACCAGACCCTGCGCATTCTGCGGGACCTGGACCCGTCGGACCCGATCTCGTCCCTGGACGAGGCCCGGCCGCGGCTGGACCGTGCCGAGAACTGGATCACCACCCAGGTTCCGGCCGACGCGCGCACGATCGTGCGTTCGGAGCCGGACGCCGAGCTCCTCTCGTCGCTGGACGACGAGGGCCGCGAGTCGCTGCGGCTGCTCCTTGAGGGCCTCGACTCGCACTGGTCCCTCGACGGGCTCACGCACCTGGTGTACGGCGTGCCGAAGGTGCAGGCAGGGTTCTCCGCGGACGCCACGGCGAAGGAACTCCCGCCGGAGATCAAGGTCGCGCAGCGGTCCTTCTTCGCCCTCCTGTACCGGCTCCTCGTGACCCGGGAGACGGGGCCGCGCCTGCCCACGCTGTTGCTCGCCGTGGGCGCGGAGCGGGTCCGCAAGCTACTGGGCGCGTAG
- the argS gene encoding arginine--tRNA ligase — MASVTSLTASVHQRLADALSAALPEAGSADPLLRRSDRADYQANGILALAKKLKGNPRELATQVVSGITAPDLIKDIEVSGPGFLNITVTDRAIVETLAARAADARLGVPYKENAGTTVIDYAQPNVAKEMHVGHLRSAVIGAAMVEILEFTGESVIRRHHIGDWGTQFGMLIQYLLEHPSELDHGDAASVDGEAAMSSLNKIYKASRVLFDSDEEFKTRARDRVVALQAGEPETLALWQRFVDESKIYFYSVFDKLDMQIADPDIVGESGYNDMLEETCRILEETGVAVRSEGALCVFFDDVKGPDGNPTPLIVKKSNGGYGYAATDLSAIRNRVGDLKATTLLYVVDVRQSLHFKMVFETARRAGWLTDEVKAHQLGFGTVLGKDGKPFKTREGETVRLIDLLDEAVDRATSVVREKNNAKIGLSEAEIVENGAQIGIGAVKYADLSTSAARDYKFDLDQMVSLNGDTSVYSQYAYARIRSILRDAGERTAVAHPELELAPAERALGLHLDQFGEVVAEAATEYEPHKLAAYIYRLASLFTTFYTECPVIKPAPALEVAENRLFLCDLTARTLHQGLALLGIRTPERL; from the coding sequence ATGGCCTCGGTCACGTCCCTCACCGCCTCCGTCCACCAGCGCCTCGCGGACGCCCTCTCGGCTGCCCTGCCGGAGGCCGGCTCCGCCGACCCGCTGCTGCGACGAAGCGACCGGGCCGACTACCAGGCCAACGGGATCCTGGCGCTCGCCAAGAAGCTCAAGGGCAACCCGCGGGAGCTGGCCACACAGGTCGTCTCGGGGATCACCGCGCCCGACCTGATCAAGGACATCGAGGTCTCCGGACCCGGTTTCCTGAACATCACGGTCACGGACCGGGCGATCGTCGAGACCCTGGCGGCCCGCGCGGCGGACGCCCGGCTCGGCGTCCCGTACAAGGAGAACGCCGGGACGACCGTCATCGACTACGCCCAGCCGAACGTGGCCAAGGAGATGCACGTCGGCCACCTCCGGTCGGCGGTCATCGGCGCGGCCATGGTCGAGATCCTCGAGTTCACCGGCGAGAGCGTCATCCGGCGCCACCACATCGGCGACTGGGGCACCCAGTTCGGCATGCTCATCCAGTACCTCCTGGAGCACCCGTCGGAGCTGGACCACGGCGACGCCGCGAGCGTGGACGGGGAGGCGGCGATGTCCTCCCTCAACAAGATCTACAAGGCGTCCCGCGTGCTCTTCGACTCCGACGAGGAGTTCAAGACCCGCGCCCGGGACCGGGTCGTCGCCCTCCAGGCGGGCGAGCCCGAGACGCTCGCGCTGTGGCAGCGGTTCGTCGACGAGTCGAAGATCTACTTCTACTCGGTCTTCGACAAGCTGGACATGCAGATCGCCGACCCCGACATCGTCGGTGAGTCCGGCTACAACGACATGCTCGAAGAGACCTGCCGCATCCTGGAGGAGACCGGCGTCGCGGTCCGCTCCGAGGGCGCGCTCTGTGTCTTCTTCGACGACGTCAAGGGCCCGGACGGCAACCCGACCCCGCTGATCGTCAAGAAGTCGAACGGCGGTTACGGGTACGCGGCCACCGACCTCTCCGCGATCCGCAACCGCGTCGGCGACCTCAAGGCGACCACCCTGCTGTACGTGGTGGACGTCCGGCAGTCGCTGCACTTCAAGATGGTCTTCGAGACGGCCCGCCGGGCGGGCTGGCTGACCGACGAGGTCAAGGCCCACCAGCTCGGCTTCGGCACGGTCCTCGGCAAGGACGGCAAGCCGTTCAAGACCCGTGAGGGCGAGACGGTCCGGCTGATCGACCTCCTCGACGAGGCAGTCGACCGGGCCACCTCCGTGGTGCGCGAGAAGAACAACGCGAAGATCGGCCTGAGCGAGGCGGAGATCGTCGAGAACGGCGCGCAGATCGGCATCGGCGCCGTGAAGTACGCCGACCTGTCGACGTCCGCCGCCCGCGACTACAAGTTCGACCTGGACCAGATGGTCTCGCTGAACGGCGACACGAGCGTCTACAGCCAGTACGCGTACGCCCGCATCCGGTCGATCCTGCGCGACGCGGGCGAGCGCACGGCCGTGGCGCACCCGGAGCTCGAACTCGCCCCGGCGGAGCGGGCGCTCGGCCTGCACCTCGACCAGTTCGGCGAGGTCGTGGCCGAGGCGGCGACGGAGTACGAGCCGCACAAGCTGGCCGCGTACATCTACCGCCTGGCGTCGCTCTTCACGACCTTCTACACCGAGTGCCCGGTCATCAAGCCCGCACCGGCCCTCGAAGTCGCGGAGAACCGCCTGTTCCTGTGCGACCTGACGGCTCGCACGCTCCACCAGGGCCTGGCCCTGCTGGGCATCCGGACGCCCGAGCGCCTCTGA
- a CDS encoding PLP-dependent aminotransferase family protein translates to MTVTDAPAPVPTGQSQASAPVPAFAARAAAVGGSPVRDILAVTARPEVINFAGGLPAPELFDAAGVAAAFQAVLTGTPGTALQYSTTEGEPALRAAIAGRTAARGLPTDADGIIVTTGSQQALSLLATALVEPGDTVLVESPCYLAALQAFSFAGAHVVAVPGDDEGLDPAALDGLVAAHRPKLLYTVPTFQNPTGRTLPAGRRAEIAAVAARRGLWIVEDDPYGELRFEGERVPWIATYPGAEDRTVLLGSFSKVMAPGLRLGWMRGPATLLRACAIAKQAADLHTPTVNQLAAARYLADNDLDAHVARVAGAYAQRRDAMLAGLGASLPEGSSWIRPAGGMFIWAKLPEGYDTTALLPEVVKHDVAYVPGAPFYAGEPDVATLRMCFVTQTPGEIAEGLGRLGEALRG, encoded by the coding sequence ATGACCGTCACCGACGCCCCCGCCCCCGTCCCCACCGGCCAGTCCCAAGCCTCGGCCCCCGTCCCCGCGTTCGCGGCCCGCGCCGCCGCCGTCGGGGGCTCGCCCGTACGGGACATCCTCGCGGTCACCGCCCGCCCCGAGGTCATCAACTTCGCGGGCGGGCTCCCCGCGCCCGAGCTGTTCGACGCGGCGGGGGTCGCCGCCGCGTTCCAGGCGGTCCTGACGGGGACGCCCGGGACGGCACTGCAGTACTCCACCACGGAGGGCGAGCCCGCTCTCCGTGCCGCGATCGCCGGCCGGACGGCGGCGCGCGGTCTGCCCACCGACGCGGACGGCATCATCGTCACCACCGGCTCGCAGCAGGCGCTCTCGCTGCTCGCGACGGCACTCGTCGAGCCCGGCGACACCGTCCTCGTCGAAAGCCCCTGCTATCTGGCGGCACTTCAGGCGTTCTCCTTCGCCGGGGCGCACGTCGTCGCCGTACCGGGTGACGACGAGGGCCTCGATCCGGCCGCGCTCGACGGACTCGTCGCCGCGCACCGGCCGAAGCTCCTCTACACCGTCCCCACCTTCCAGAACCCGACGGGCCGCACGCTGCCCGCCGGGCGGCGCGCGGAGATAGCCGCCGTGGCCGCCCGGCGCGGGCTGTGGATCGTCGAGGACGACCCGTACGGGGAGCTGCGGTTCGAGGGCGAGCGGGTGCCGTGGATCGCGACGTACCCCGGGGCCGAGGACCGCACGGTGCTGCTCGGCAGCTTCTCCAAGGTCATGGCGCCCGGCCTGCGCCTCGGCTGGATGCGAGGACCCGCGACGCTGCTGCGGGCCTGCGCCATCGCCAAGCAGGCCGCGGATCTGCACACACCGACCGTCAACCAGCTCGCCGCGGCGCGGTACTTGGCGGACAACGACCTCGACGCGCACGTGGCCCGGGTCGCGGGCGCGTACGCACAACGGCGCGACGCGATGCTCGCGGGGCTCGGCGCGTCGCTGCCCGAGGGGTCGAGCTGGATCCGGCCCGCGGGCGGCATGTTCATCTGGGCGAAGCTGCCCGAGGGGTACGACACCACCGCGTTGCTGCCGGAGGTCGTCAAGCACGATGTGGCGTACGTTCCCGGGGCGCCGTTCTACGCGGGGGAGCCGGATGTCGCCACCCTGCGGATGTGCTTCGTGACGCAGACGCCCGGGGAGATCGCGGAGGGGCTCGGGAGGCTGGGGGAGGCGCTTCGGGGGTAG